AATCGCAGCAAAGAGAGACACGACAGGCGCAGCTGAGCAGCGGGCGTAACAGAGGTGCTGCCAATCGGGTCCGAGATTCTCTCAAAAGTGAGCTttgagagagaaaaaagagagagagagagagaggtacGGTACGGTACGGTGCGGCTGATATCGAATCGCCGTTTCCGGAAGGGTAGGGAATATCCCGTCGCGAAGTGAAGAACGCGGGCCCAAAGTCAATCCAAAGTCTCGAATGTCCTTGGTGAGCTAAGGTCTTTGGAGGGCGAGAAGCGGAGAACAACTTTTGCCAGTGTTGGTTGTCTTTTACGTTTGGTTGGTaagagaagagagagagagtgtgtgtgtTGCGGCTTGAATCAGCAAAAAAGAAGGggaaaagaagaggaaaggAGGAGATCCGTGGACGGTCTTAGTACCGGTAGAGCTCGCTCGCTGGCTTGCTGCTCTCTCCTGCGCAGATCCAATTCGTCGATATATACTCTAAGGGGTGAGGGGGAACTTGGAAGGAAGCGGAGAGGAAGGATGACCTTCGCTACTGCTAATGCTGCTGTGCTCGTACGAGGGGCGCGGGCGCAAGCGCGTTCTTCTCTGGCTTTCAGCTGTGGCGGACGAAGTAGCCTTGAGCATCGGCTGCGACTGCCGGGGAGCTCTGGCGCTTTTGTACTGGCTTTGACTCATTCTTGTAGAAGTTTCCACGACAGGAGCACCACCGGACCAccagctccagctccagctccagcaacagcaacagcaccGGACCtggaccaccaccaccaccaccaccaccacccctcGCCGCACCCGCATCTGCATCTGCACCACCACCCGCAACCAGGCCCGCCGCCGCTATCGCCCCAGCTATCTCCATCTCTGCCTCTGCCACTGGCACGGACGCCGCTGCCCCTCCTACCCCGAAGCAATGCAGCTGCCGCGCTAGCAAGCAGCTCATCCCGCCAAAAGAGTCACAGCTGTGCCGACCCTGATAAAACATCATCCCTCCCCTCATCACCATCAACAATCCCTTTTTCCAAGAGGACTCGAGCGTCGGTTGGATCCACGACAGATACCCACTCACCGTCTGGACTCATCGCATCGAGTGCTACTTTTCCCTACAGGCGCTTTCACTCTACTTCGACATTGCCCACCGCTGTCATGGCTGAGCCAAAGTGGCCCGGCGCCGTTGTGCGCAAGACTTTCCTCGAGTTCTTCGAGAAGAGGGGCCACACGATCGGTATGTTGTCACCGACTTTCCACTTTCCCCCAGCAACACGGCGTGATAGAGGAGATTGCCTCTGCTATTCTTCATCTAGACATTGCGCTTCTAACTTTTGCTTCAAATGTGCCAATTGGCTAACCATCTCTGCTTTATCTCAGTGCCGTCTTCCTCCGTCGTCCCTCACAATGACCCCACCTTGCTCTTCACCAATGCGGGCATGAACCAATTTAAGCCCATCTTCCTCGGAACCATCTCAAAGTCGGATCCCATGTACCCTCTCAAGCGTGCGACCGACTCCCAGAAGTGTATTCGCGCTGGTGGCAAGCACAACGATCTCGACGATGTCGGCAAGGACAGCTACCACCACACATTCTTCGAGATGCTGGGCAACTGGTCCTTTGGAGATTACTTCAAGAAGGAGGCCATTGAGATGTCATGGGAGCTCTTGACCAAGGTCTATGGTCTGGACCCTGCCCGTCTGTACGTCTCCTACTTTGAGGGTAACCCTGAGATGGGTCTCGAGCCCGATCTAGAGGCCAAGAGCTTGTGGCAATCCGTTGGTGTCCCCGACGACCACATCTTGCCTGGCAACATGAAGGACAACTTCTGGGAGATGGGTGACCAAGGCCCTTGCGGTCCTTGCAGTGAGGTTCACTACGACAAGGTCGGCGGCGGTCGCAACGCCGCTCACTTGGTGAACGAGGATGACCCGATGGTCGTGGAGATCTGGAACAACGTTTTCATCCAATACGATCGCCAGGCTGATAAGTCACTTAAGTCTCTCCCCGCCAAGCACGTTGATACTGGCATGGGTTTCGAGCGTCTCGTCTCTGCGCTCCAGGATACTGTTTCCAACTACGCCACCGATATCTTCACGCCCCTCTTCAAGAGAATCGAGGAAGTTACTGGCGCCAGGCCCTACACTGATAAGTATGGAGCCGATGACGCCGACGGAATCGACACTGCCTACCGTGTCATTGCCGACCACATCCGTCTTTTGACCTTCTCCATGTCCGATGGCGCTGTCCCCAACAATGACGGCCGCGGATATGTCCTCCGCAGAGTGCTCCGCCGCGGTGTTCGCTACGCGCGCAAGTACTTCAACGCCGAGATTGGATCCTTCTTCTCCAAGATTCTCCCTGCTCTTGTCGACCAAATGGGTGAACAGTTCCCCGAGATTGTCAAGAAGCAGCAGGATATCATTGAGATCCTTGACGAGGAAGAAGCGGCCTTTGCCCGTACACTTGACCGTGGCGAGGCTCAATTCGAGAAGTTCGCCAACGCTGCCATCAAGAAGGGCGAGAAGAAGCTCACTGGTGCCGAGGTGTGGAGACTTTACGACACCTTCGGATTCCCCGTCGATCTCACAAAGCTGATGGCTGAGGAGCGCAAGCtcgatatcgacgacgaggaggtCAAGGTTGCCCAGGAGAAGGCCCGCGAGGCTAGCAAGGTCGTCAAGAACGCTGCCCAGACTTTTGCGAAGCTGAATGTCCACCAAATCGCTGAGCTTGAGCAGCAGCTTAACATTGCGAGAACGGACGATGAGGCTAAGTTCGTCAAGGGTGACTCAAAGGCCAAGGTGCAGCTGATCTACGACGGCAAGGGTTTCATCAAGTCAACTGAGGGTATCGCCGAGAACACTCCCTTGGGTCTGTTGCTGGACAAGACCAACTTCTATGCTGAGTCTGGTGGTCAGGTCGCCGATTCTGGTCGCATCGTCATTGATGGTGTCGCCGAGTTTAAGGTTCTCGATGTTCAGAACTTTGGTGGCTACATTGTTCACAGTGGTTATCTTGAGGACGGCAACTTGTCCTCTGGCAACGAAGTCATCTGCGAGTACGATGAGCTGAGAAGATCGCCCATCCGCAACAACCACACTGGCACCCACATCCTCAACCACTCCCTCCGGGAAGTTCTCGGCGACGACATCAACCAGAAGGGCTCTCTGGTCGACAACGAGAAGCTGCGTTTCGACTTCTCTCACAAGACGGGTGTGACTATTCCCGAGCTCAAGAAGATTGAGGACTTCTCTAACGCCTACATCCGCCAAAATGGCAAGATTTACTCAAAGGAGGTAGACCTCGATCTTGCCAAGGGAATCGAGGGTGTTCGTGCCGTCTTTGGCGAGACATACCCCAACCCTGTTCGTGTTGTGTCTGTCGGCGTTGATGTTGATACCCTCCTCGCAAACCCCAAGAACGCAGAGTGGCGCAAGGTCAGCGTGGAGTTCTGCGGAGGTACTCACGTTGAGCAGACCGGCCTCATCAAGGACCTTGTCATCGTTGAGGAGAGCGGTATTGCCAAGGGTATCCGTCGTATCATCGCCTACACTGGCGATGCTGCTCACCAGGTGCAACGCGAGGCTGCCGAGTTCTCTAAGCGTCTCGATGCACTTGAGGCACTTGCCTTTGGCCCCGAGAAGGAGCAGGAGATCAAGTCGACCCAGCATGCTCTCAACCAGTTGACCATCTCGACTCTCACCAAGGAGGACATCAAGAAGCGCTTCGACAAGATTGTCAAGTCCGTCACCGATGAGCAGAAGAAGCGCCAAAAGGCCGAGTCCAAGACTGCGCTCGACACCGTTGCTGCGCATTTCGAGAAGAACAAGGACTCCAAGTGGTTTGTTGGTCAGCTCCCGATCTCCGCCAACGCCAAGGCTATTGGCGAAGTTGTCAAGCACTTCCAGTCCAAGGACAAGGAGCGCTCTGTCTACCTGTTTGGTGGAAGCAAGAACGAGGGTGCCGTTGCCCACGGCGTTTACGTTGGCACTGTAAGTTGACCTCCTCGTACGAGTATGGAAGTACAAGCTAACATGCAATGCAGCACCTGTCCTCACAAGGCGTTACTGCCGAGCAGTGGGCTTCTCAGGTCAGTGGAGTCATCGGAGGCAAGTCTGGCGGCAAGGAGCCTACCCGCCAAGGACAGGGTACCAACGCCGAGAAGTTGGACGAGGCTGTTGCCGAGGCAGAGAAGTGGCTGAAGGAGAAGCTCAACATTTGAGCGACAGAGATATCCCGCTGATGTGCTGCAACATGTCTGGCAACCAATTTACTTTTCACGGGGTCTAGATGGATGGGAGCATGGGCGAAAACAGGATATGCTACGATTTCGAGCATGTCCAAAGTAGGAAAAGGAGTCGATCACTGGCATGATGGGCCTGTAGTTCCTCTCGATGTATTCCAACAAAATTAAGGAAGACAACCTGAACAAAGTTAAGAAACAGCAGAATTACGTGCTGCCTGTGTTGCGGAACTTTCCGTAGTCTAAAAGGGGTATatgttcttcttcttttctacATTTGTTTATACAGTTACCAGCACACTTGCGTTCTGGTAGTAGCTCAGCAGAGGGTTTTCCCCGCTGCGCGTTTGGGTGTCTTCGAGGAACGCCCACCGCTGCATAAAGTCACCATGCGACATGAGCCTCGTAAGCTTGCCCGTGATGGCCTGGTACATGGCCTCCATGGTTTGGAAGTCTGTGGGGAACATGATGTCAAAGTAGCCTTGGTGGACCTGTTGCGACCTTTATGTTAGCAACGGCATCCATCATGTGCGTTGTGGTTGTTGAACGTACCAAAGGCGTCGTTACGGGCACCGTCGTACGCTCGTATCGGGTCTGGACGACGGGGGCGTTGAGGCCCGGTATGGCGTCGGGCAGCGAGTGGAAGTCGCTCGTGACGAGGCGGTGGCCGGGGAAGTACTTTTCGAGCACGTCGAAGAACTGCATGAGGCGGGTCGGGATGTACTCGGGCTCCGAGAGGTTCGGCATGAGCGGCATGCGCGACTTGAGGTGGCGGAGGACGCGGTTGGCCGGGTAGGGGAGGGGGTAACGCCCACCCGTGGCGGCGTGGCGGACGCGGAGGAAGCGGGCGAGGACGGGGTCGAGGTCGGGTGAGTAGAACTCGTAGAGGTCGTTGTCCGCGTCGACGAGGACGGAGCCCTGGAGGGGTTCTTCCGTGGCGAGGTCGTAGCGGACGACGTCGTGAGAGAAGTTGTCAAAGACCTCCATGGCGAGGAAGAAGCAGGGTGAGGGGACGCGTTCGGACCAGGAGAAGATGGACTGGTTGATGATTTCGACCTTGGAGGCGTGGCCGCGGGAGTCGGCGGTGGAGAGGAGGTGGTGGCGCTGGAGGGAGGCGAGGGCGGGTGAGATCTCGATGATGCGGTACTGGGTGCGGGCGTAGACCTGGGGGTCGAGGTCGCGGATGTAGTCGAGGATGTTGAGCATGAGGGTGCCGCGGCCGGCGCCCATCTCGTAGATGATGAGGTCGTGGTAGGGGTACGTCGTGAGGCGGTAGTTCGAGACGAGGTAGCGGGCAATGGCCTCGCCGTAGTAGGGGCGGAACAGCTCCGTGGGCGTGTGCCAGAGCGGGCGGGCGTCGTTGACGCCCTCTTTGTCGTCGAGGTCGTCCTCGAACTCGGTGTAGCGCCGGCCGAGCTCGCGGTAAAAGTGCGGCTCGTCGCGGAAGGAGGGGAAGTCGAAGGGCTGGCCGGGGGAGAAGATGACGGCCTGGGTGGAGAAGTAGCCGTAGGCCGGGTTGTAGAGGCTGTCCTCGATGAAGTCGCGGGTGAGCATCTTGGCCTTGCGCGGGCGGGTCGAGCGGGCGGCCAGGTCGCGGGCGTTGAGGGTCGGGTAGGTGTCGAACTCGTCGGCGCGGTCGCTCGGGAAGAGGGAGGTCCGCTGCTGCCATTTTGACTCGTTTGTCCTTTCCTGTCTCTCGGATGTGGTCTTGACGGCGTAGTGTCGCCGTTGCTGAGGTACTGCAGAGGCATTGGCCGCTCTTGAGGAGGAGGTGGATGATGCTGGAGCTGCTACGCCGCCGCTGTGGTTATGTTGGACATGAGgccggtggtggtgatggctTAGAGCCGGGATGCCGGCGGCAGTCGTGCATTGTCGCCGTGATTGGCAGGCGGGCCGGCGGAAGAGCTCGCGGAAGAGACGGGTGACGGCGGGGGAATCCATCCCGAGAGTAGTTTGCGATGGTCGAGCGGGACGAACACTCGGCAGGGCGAAAGGGGGGTCGGTTTGGGAAAGTCAACAAAATGGTTGCAAATCGCGGATCTTCGGTTTGGCAGAGAGGTTCGAACATGGCCCGAGCTCCCTTCTACCACGGGGCAGCTGTTAATCCGCCATAGCGCACATGCCCGTTCCCATTTAGCTCCACCGCCGTGGTCCCCTGCCAAGGGATGCCCCGGCGGAAGTCTTAACGCCTGAGGAACCTGGAGGCAGAGCGCCGTGGACGAGGATGGGCACAGAAGCACCGTTGAGGCTGAAAGGCAGGGGTCTGGAAGAGATAAAATGACATCACCTGCAGTTTAGCGGGCAAATCCCCTGTAGAATAAGATGGTTGAAATTCATGCGCTGAGCACCTATCAGTATTTTTGTTTTCCGATACCGCAACCAAATCTCGTCAAGAGATTCACGACGACAACAATAAGAGCTCGCGGGAAAAGCAACGCGGACGATGGAGCACGACACATGACACAGACAACATGTCTCTAAGTAATCATCCCAAAGCCTATGGTTCGGCGGCCCTAGCGCTTGCCTTCACGGCTGGCATCCTCGTCACCCTGGGCTTCAAAGACTTTTATCCGGACCTCGAACGCCGGTACCAGCGCCGTCGCAACCGCCGCGCGCGCAACAACACCTCCACCGCGGACCCCTCGCGGCGTAGCAGCCTCTTCTGGGGCCCGCCCGTGCAACTCGAAGACCACGAGACTGCATCCGAAGCCGATGAAGCGGCGGCCGCCGCTCTCCTCACCACCCTCGGCGGTTCCGCCTGGAACCCGCCGCTGATCGCGGACGGCGTGGCGGGCGCCATCGGCAATACGCCCCTCATCAAAATCCGCTCTCTCAGCGAGGCCACGGGGCGCGTCATCCTCGCAAAGGCAGAGTTCCTGAACGCTGCCGGCAACACGCCCAAGGACCGCGTCG
The DNA window shown above is from Colletotrichum lupini chromosome 7, complete sequence and carries:
- a CDS encoding tRNA synthetase class II — protein: MLLCSYEGRGRKRVLLWLSAVADEVALSIGCDCRGALALFSSSSSSNSNSTGPGPPPPPPPPPLAAPASASAPPPATRPAAAIAPAISISASATGTDAAAPPTPKQCSCRASKQLIPPKDATFPYRRFHSTSTLPTAVMAEPKWPGAVVRKTFLEFFEKRGHTIVPSSSVVPHNDPTLLFTNAGMNQFKPIFLGTISKSDPMYPLKRATDSQKCIRAGGKHNDLDDVGKDSYHHTFFEMLGNWSFGDYFKKEAIEMSWELLTKVYGLDPARLYVSYFEGNPEMGLEPDLEAKSLWQSVGVPDDHILPGNMKDNFWEMGDQGPCGPCSEVHYDKVGGGRNAAHLVNEDDPMVVEIWNNVFIQYDRQADKSLKSLPAKHVDTGMGFERLVSALQDTVSNYATDIFTPLFKRIEEVTGARPYTDKYGADDADGIDTAYRVIADHIRLLTFSMSDGAVPNNDGRGYVLRRVLRRGVRYARKYFNAEIGSFFSKILPALVDQMGEQFPEIVKKQQDIIEILDEEEAAFARTLDRGEAQFEKFANAAIKKGEKKLTGAEVWRLYDTFGFPVDLTKLMAEERKLDIDDEEVKVAQEKAREASKVVKNAAQTFAKLNVHQIAELEQQLNIARTDDEAKFVKGDSKAKVQLIYDGKGFIKSTEGIAENTPLGLLLDKTNFYAESGGQVADSGRIVIDGVAEFKVLDVQNFGGYIVHSGYLEDGNLSSGNEVICEYDELRRSPIRNNHTGTHILNHSLREVLGDDINQKGSLVDNEKLRFDFSHKTGVTIPELKKIEDFSNAYIRQNGKIYSKEVDLDLAKGIEGVRAVFGETYPNPVRVVSVGVDVDTLLANPKNAEWRKVSVEFCGGTHVEQTGLIKDLVIVEESGIAKGIRRIIAYTGDAAHQVQREAAEFSKRLDALEALAFGPEKEQEIKSTQHALNQLTISTLTKEDIKKRFDKIVKSVTDEQKKRQKAESKTALDTVAAHFEKNKDSKWFVGQLPISANAKAIGEVVKHFQSKDKERSVYLFGGSKNEGAVAHGVYVGTHLSSQGVTAEQWASQVSGVIGGKSGGKEPTRQGQGTNAEKLDEAVAEAEKWLKEKLNI